In Apium graveolens cultivar Ventura chromosome 10, ASM990537v1, whole genome shotgun sequence, the following are encoded in one genomic region:
- the LOC141692426 gene encoding uncharacterized protein LOC141692426, with protein MGDSIGGDENQSCAAVNLRRIEDIFSEYAYKPVKWRSRSIESNIIKPKIRSLKNRRVRLPPPPVVLSPYFNNNKKKKTFSDAAGVHAAVVSPYFNNIKASEIDNTANDDHLDVVLSPYFRKPPNKVLSPISSSQNSIDDDPVVVLSPHLPKPPNQVLSPFSSRDPVVLSPYFRKPPNKVSSPISSSIDDPVVVLSPYFSKPPNKVSSPISSSHDTPILHINDLSQNKYNKPLPPTSTKQQPTTRSRLLEMLLRAQDKLSRCTAAAPTQQMQNSCKKAFESHPLDCNVVHHHKPIVSDPNISLQNLNCAYETQPQNISHKRKKNSIKNHTPAVVPVRVYSSRGIQRRIRNKSRTVTTPRNSAKQEENEAKKAYGVTTASKKKPKPKLTAAQELDEAYQRVTPDNTWKPPRSHHNLLQEDHVHDPWRVLVICKLLNVTTGPQVKAVLPNFFKLCSNAKAATEVATEEIEKVTKSLGLKHQRARDIQRLSEEYLKEDWTHVTKIYGVGKYAADAYAIFCTGKWDRVRPEDKMLNKYWKFLGGDKLTSQCFGNVFYFS; from the exons ATGGGTGATTCGATCGGCGGTGATGAAAATCAAAGCTGTGCAGCGGTTAATCTTCGTAGAATTGAGGACATTTTTTCGGAATATGCGTATAAGCCAGTGAAGTGGAGGAGCAGGAGTATTGAATCAAATATCATCAAACCCAAAATCAGATCTTTGAAAAATCGGAGGGTTAGGCTTCCTCCTCCTCCTGTAGTACTTTCACCTTATTTTAACAACAACAAGAAGAAGAAGACATTTAGTGATGCTGCTGGGGTTCATGCTGCAGTTGTTTCCCCTTATTTCAACAACATCAAGGCATCTGAAATTGATAACACAGCAAATGATGATCATCTTGATGTAGTTCTTTCTCCTTATTTCCGCAAACCACCAAACAAGGTGCTATCTCCGATTTCTTCCTCTCAAAACTCAATCGATGATGATCCTGTTGTTGTCCTTTCTCCTCATCTCCCCAAACCACCAAACCAGGTGCTATCTCCATTTTCCTCTCGAGATCCTGTTGTGCTTTCTCCTTATTTCCGCAAACCACCTAACAAGGTATCATCTCCAATTTCATCCTCTATTGATGATCCTGTTGTTGTGCTTTCTCCTTATTTCTCCAAACCCCCGAACAAGGTATCGTCTCCAATTTCCTCCTCCCATGATACACCTATTTTACATATAAATGATCTTTCCCAAAACAAATACAACAAACCTCTTCCCCCTACTTCTACAAAACAACAGCCTACTACTCGTTCTAGGCTTCTGGAAATGCTTCTCAGGGCTCAGGACAAGCTTTCACGTTGTACTGCTGCTGCTCCTACTCAACAAATGCAAAATTCATGCAAAAAGGCATTTGAATCTCATCCCTTAGATTGCAATGTAGTTCACCACCATAAGCCTATTGTCTCTGACCCTAACATCTCACTTCAAAACTTGAATTGCGCTTACGAGACTCAACCTCAAAACATTTCCCACAAGAGAAAGAAAAATTCTATAAAAAATCATACACCTGCAGTGGTCCCAGTACGTGTTTACTCCTCAAGGGGAATACAAAGGAGGATACGAAACAAGTCTCGCACGGTTACAACGCCTAGAAATTCTGCCAAACAAGAGGAGAATGAAGCTAAGAAGGCTTATGGGGTTACAACTGCAAGCAAAAAGAAGCCTAAACCTAAACTTACTGCTGCCCAAGAATTAGACGAGGCTTACCAGCGAGTAACTCCTGACAACACATGGAAACCCCCCAGATCCCATCATAACCTACTCCAGGAGGATCACGTCCATGATCCTTGGAGAGTGTTGGTCATATGCAAGCTTCTCAATGTCACAACTGGTCCACAG GTTAAAGCAGTTCTCCCAAATTTTTTCAAGCTTTGTTCAAATGCGAAGGCTGCTACAGAGGTTGCTACAGAGGAGATAGAAAAGGTAACCAAGTCTCTTGGTTTGAAGCATCAGCGGGCTAGGGATATTCAGCGCCTTTCCGAAGAATATTTGAAAGAGGATTGGACACACGTCACAAAAATATATGGTGTGGGAAA GTATGCAGCAGATGCCTATGCTATCTTCTGCACTGGAAAGTGGGACCGAGTGAGGCCAGAGGATAAGATGCTAAACAAATATTGGAAGTTCCTTGGTGGTGACAAATTGACATCACAATGTTTCGGAAATGTTTTCTATTTCAGTTAA